In Janthinobacterium sp. J1-1, a single genomic region encodes these proteins:
- the htpG gene encoding molecular chaperone HtpG — protein sequence MAVSEKQTLGFQTEVKQMLHLMIHSLYSNKEIFLRELISNASDAADKLRFEAIDNDALYGNDHELKIKVSFDKEARTITISDNGIGMTRDEAISHLGTIAKSGTKEFFGKLSGDQQQDAALIGQFGVGFYSGFIVADKITVDTRRAGADASEGVRWESAGEGDYSIEPIEKTSRGTDIVLHLREGEDELLSSWKIKSIIRKYSDHISLPIVMQKEEWDDEKKETVVKDDTETVNQASALWARSKSDITPEQYEEFYKHVSHDFQAPLTHTHNRVEGRSEYTQLLYIPAKAPFDMWDRNKRGGIKLYVKRVFIMDDAEQLMPTYLRFVKGVIDSSDLPLNVSREILQESRDVKVIREGSTKRVLGMLEELANADEPEKKDKYVTFWKEFGQVLKEGIGEDAGNKERLAKLLRFASTANDSDEQITSFADYVARFKEGQDKIYYVTADNYAAAKNSPHLEIFRKKGVEVLLLTDRVDEWMLSFIQDFEGKELVSVAKGGLDLGALEDEAEKKEHAETETSYADLVGKMKAALEDKAKDVRVTFRLTDSPACLVADENELSGNLLRMLKAAGQSAPESKPILEINPNHPLVTRLKYEDAEGGKFGDWANILFDQALLAEGGSLADPATFVKRLNELLLNSAK from the coding sequence ATGGCTGTCTCCGAAAAGCAAACACTGGGTTTCCAGACCGAAGTCAAGCAGATGCTGCATCTGATGATCCATTCGCTGTACTCGAACAAGGAAATCTTCCTGCGCGAACTGATCTCGAACGCCTCCGACGCGGCCGACAAGCTGCGCTTCGAAGCGATCGACAATGACGCCCTGTACGGCAACGATCATGAACTGAAGATCAAGGTCAGCTTCGACAAGGAAGCGCGCACCATCACCATTTCCGACAACGGCATCGGCATGACCCGAGACGAGGCGATCTCGCACCTGGGCACCATCGCCAAGTCGGGCACCAAGGAATTCTTCGGCAAACTGTCGGGCGACCAGCAGCAGGACGCGGCCCTGATCGGCCAGTTCGGCGTGGGCTTCTATTCCGGCTTCATCGTGGCCGACAAGATCACCGTCGACACCCGCCGCGCCGGCGCGGATGCATCGGAAGGCGTGCGCTGGGAGTCGGCCGGCGAAGGCGACTACAGCATCGAGCCCATCGAAAAAACCAGTCGCGGCACCGACATCGTCCTGCACCTGCGCGAAGGCGAAGACGAACTGCTGTCGAGCTGGAAGATCAAATCCATCATTCGCAAGTACTCCGACCATATCTCGCTGCCGATCGTGATGCAGAAAGAAGAATGGGACGACGAGAAGAAGGAAACCGTGGTCAAGGACGACACGGAAACCGTCAACCAGGCCAGCGCCCTGTGGGCCCGCAGCAAGTCCGACATCACGCCGGAACAGTACGAGGAATTCTACAAGCACGTGTCGCATGACTTCCAGGCGCCGCTGACGCACACGCACAACCGCGTCGAAGGACGCAGCGAATACACGCAGCTGCTGTACATTCCGGCCAAGGCGCCGTTCGACATGTGGGACCGCAACAAGCGCGGCGGCATCAAGCTGTACGTCAAGCGCGTCTTCATCATGGACGACGCCGAGCAGCTGATGCCGACCTACCTGCGTTTCGTCAAGGGCGTGATCGATTCGTCGGACCTGCCGCTGAACGTGTCGCGTGAAATCCTGCAGGAGTCGCGCGACGTGAAAGTCATCCGCGAAGGCTCGACCAAGCGCGTGCTGGGCATGCTGGAAGAACTGGCGAACGCCGACGAGCCGGAAAAGAAAGACAAGTACGTCACGTTCTGGAAGGAATTCGGCCAGGTACTGAAAGAGGGCATCGGCGAAGATGCTGGCAACAAGGAACGCCTGGCCAAGCTGCTGCGCTTTGCTTCGACCGCCAACGACAGCGATGAACAGATCACGTCGTTCGCCGACTACGTGGCGCGCTTCAAGGAAGGCCAGGACAAGATCTATTACGTCACGGCCGACAATTACGCCGCCGCGAAAAACAGCCCGCACCTGGAAATCTTCCGCAAGAAAGGCGTCGAAGTGCTGCTGCTGACCGATCGCGTCGATGAATGGATGCTGTCGTTTATCCAGGACTTCGAAGGCAAGGAGCTGGTGTCGGTGGCCAAGGGCGGCCTGGACCTGGGCGCGCTGGAAGACGAAGCGGAAAAGAAAGAGCACGCAGAAACCGAAACCTCGTACGCCGACCTGGTCGGCAAGATGAAGGCCGCGCTCGAAGACAAGGCCAAGGACGTGCGCGTCACATTCCGCCTGACCGATTCGCCAGCCTGCCTGGTGGCCGACGAGAACGAATTGTCGGGCAACCTGCTGCGCATGCTGAAAGCGGCCGGCCAGAGCGCGCCGGAATCGAAGCCGATTTTGGAAATCAACCCGAACCACCCGCTGGTGACGCGCCTGAAATATGAAGACGCCGAAGGCGGCAAGTTCGGCGACTGGGCCAATATTCTGTTCGACCAGGCCTTGCTGGCCGAAGGCGGTTCGCTGGCCGACCCGGCCACGTTCGTGAAACGCCTGAACGAATTGCTGCTCAATTCGGCAAAATAA
- a CDS encoding PLP-dependent aminotransferase family protein: MSNTPDGFPHLLTRGSGETLIDQIVRSLAARIDDKLLRGGARMPSIRQCAASLDVSCATIVASYDKLVARDYLESRRGAGFYVRERATLHAPLPAGSTPAPGAPQPMDVVWLIRNMFRQAPFHPAPGSGMLPPEWLDGELVARALRDVSRQPGAAMISYGLPQGFLPLRQQLQLKLAGLEIACPPEQIVTTVGVMQALDLVAREFARPGDTIFVDDPAYWLMFGAFAAMGVQVIGIPRLADGPDIAVLEQLAAVHRPKLYVINSVLHNPSSTSLSAAKAFQVLRLAELRDFLVVEDDIYCDMHPGSASTVQPATRLAALDQLRRVIYLGGFSKSLAANLRVGFIATSPERAQRLADRKMLATLTTSDIGERVVYKILSQGLYRKHAERLRARLDKVRDSTYRRMERAGLRFEPAQAGMFVWADTGRDTNVLAEQALAEGLVLGPGSLFSPRQLPSTHMRLNLATVQEEPVWEFFDRMLGA, encoded by the coding sequence ATGAGCAATACACCGGACGGCTTTCCTCATTTGTTGACGCGCGGCTCGGGCGAAACCCTGATCGACCAGATCGTGCGCTCGCTGGCCGCGCGCATCGACGACAAGCTGCTGCGCGGCGGCGCGCGCATGCCGTCGATCCGCCAGTGCGCGGCCAGCCTGGACGTCTCCTGCGCCACCATCGTCGCCAGCTACGACAAGCTGGTGGCGCGCGACTACCTCGAATCGCGGCGCGGCGCCGGCTTTTATGTACGCGAGCGCGCGACACTGCATGCGCCGCTGCCCGCTGGCAGTACGCCGGCGCCCGGTGCGCCGCAGCCGATGGACGTGGTCTGGCTGATCCGCAATATGTTCCGCCAGGCGCCGTTTCATCCCGCGCCCGGCTCGGGCATGCTGCCGCCCGAATGGCTCGACGGCGAACTGGTGGCGCGCGCGCTGCGCGACGTCAGCCGCCAGCCGGGCGCGGCCATGATCAGCTATGGCCTGCCGCAGGGCTTCCTGCCGCTGCGCCAGCAACTGCAGCTCAAGCTGGCCGGCCTGGAAATCGCCTGCCCGCCCGAACAGATCGTCACCACGGTGGGCGTGATGCAGGCGCTGGACCTGGTGGCGCGCGAATTCGCCCGTCCCGGCGACACCATCTTTGTCGACGATCCCGCCTACTGGCTGATGTTCGGCGCCTTTGCCGCCATGGGCGTGCAGGTGATCGGCATTCCGCGCCTCGCCGACGGCCCCGATATCGCCGTGCTGGAACAACTGGCGGCGGTCCACCGCCCCAAGCTGTATGTGATCAATTCGGTGCTGCACAACCCCAGTTCCACTTCCCTGTCCGCCGCCAAGGCGTTCCAGGTGCTGCGCCTGGCCGAGCTGCGCGATTTCCTGGTGGTCGAGGACGATATCTATTGCGACATGCATCCTGGTTCGGCCAGCACGGTGCAGCCGGCCACGCGGCTGGCCGCGCTGGACCAGTTGCGCCGCGTGATCTACCTGGGCGGTTTTTCGAAAAGCCTGGCTGCCAACCTGCGCGTGGGCTTTATCGCCACCTCGCCCGAGCGGGCGCAGCGCCTGGCCGACCGCAAGATGCTGGCCACGCTTACCACCAGCGATATCGGCGAGCGCGTGGTCTACAAGATATTGTCGCAGGGCCTGTACCGCAAGCATGCCGAACGGCTACGCGCGCGGCTCGACAAGGTGCGCGACAGCACGTATCGCCGCATGGAGCGGGCCGGCCTGCGCTTCGAACCGGCGCAGGCCGGCATGTTTGTCTGGGCCGACACGGGCCGCGACACCAATGTGCTGGCCGAACAGGCGCTGGCCGAAGGCCTGGTGCTGGGCCCCGGCAGCCTGTTTTCGCCGCGTCAGCTGCCGTCGACCCATATGCGGCTGAACCTGGCGACAGTGCAGGAAGAGCCGGTGTGGGAATTTTTCGATCGCATGCTGGGCGCTTGA
- a CDS encoding DMT family transporter, with protein MPPATALATPLPRLGDDRKGLLLGLIAVALFSLTLPMTRLAVAELPAVFVALGRALVAACLAALWLWRQQAALPRRAQWLPLALVAAGCVVGFPWLTSVAMRSLPASHGAVLVGILPLATAVFAVLRGKERPSPAFWLMALTGTALVMAFALRQGGGSFHLADWLMFAAVLLGALGYAEGGRLAQAMPGQQVICWALVLAAPFVLPLVLWQGWPQRAMLAQAGAQAWLGFAYISVFSMFIGFFFWYRGMALGGVARVGQTQLLQPFLTLLGAAVLLGEPLASDSLLFAGAVIAVVAAGRKLK; from the coding sequence ATGCCGCCCGCCACCGCCCTCGCCACACCCCTGCCCCGCCTGGGCGACGACCGCAAGGGCCTGCTGCTGGGCTTGATCGCCGTTGCGCTGTTCAGCCTGACCCTGCCGATGACCCGCCTGGCGGTGGCGGAACTGCCGGCCGTGTTTGTCGCACTGGGTCGTGCGCTGGTGGCCGCCTGCCTGGCGGCGCTGTGGCTGTGGCGTCAACAGGCAGCCCTGCCAAGGCGCGCGCAATGGCTGCCGCTGGCGCTGGTGGCGGCCGGCTGCGTGGTGGGCTTTCCCTGGCTGACCTCGGTCGCCATGCGCAGCCTGCCGGCCTCGCACGGCGCGGTGCTGGTCGGCATTTTGCCCCTGGCCACGGCGGTGTTTGCCGTGCTGCGCGGCAAGGAGCGTCCCTCGCCCGCATTCTGGCTGATGGCGCTGACCGGCACCGCGCTGGTGATGGCGTTCGCGCTGCGCCAGGGCGGCGGCAGTTTTCATCTGGCCGACTGGCTGATGTTCGCCGCCGTGCTGCTGGGCGCGCTGGGCTATGCGGAAGGCGGCCGCCTGGCGCAGGCCATGCCGGGCCAGCAGGTGATCTGCTGGGCGCTGGTGCTGGCCGCCCCGTTCGTGCTGCCGCTGGTGCTGTGGCAGGGCTGGCCGCAGCGGGCCATGCTGGCGCAGGCCGGCGCGCAAGCCTGGCTGGGCTTTGCGTATATCTCGGTGTTTTCCATGTTTATCGGCTTTTTCTTCTGGTACCGCGGCATGGCGCTGGGCGGCGTGGCGAGGGTCGGCCAGACGCAGCTGCTGCAGCCCTTCCTGACCTTGCTGGGCGCGGCCGTGCTGCTCGGTGAACCGCTGGCGAGCGACAGCCTGCTGTTTGCCGGCGCCGTGATCGCCGTGGTGGCGGCCGGGCGCAAGCTGAAATAA
- a CDS encoding PLP-dependent aminotransferase family protein, with protein MKIENPNPIQWRFAERAEQLQSSFIREILKITQRPDIISFAGGLPSPATFPVDEMKVAFDKVLSNNGKVALQYGPTDGYLPLRQWIADSLSTSGSIIAPEQVLMTSGSQQALDLLGKVLIDEGSRVLVETPSYLGALQAFSVYRPQFMSVDTDDEGLVPSSVDPVADGARLLYALPNFQNPTGRSLSVARRVELVETCARHGLPLIEDDPYGALSYSGEPYPKMLNMNPDGVIYMGSFSKVLTPGIRLGYVVAPPPLVRRLELAKQAADLHTSQLTQMVVHEVIKDGFLAQHIPKIRTLYGDQCQAMLHALQEHFPAGVTWTRPEGGMFIWVTLPSHIDAMKLLDEAIENKVAFVPGSPFYANAPETNTLRLSFVTVPPERIREGIAILGKLIAARL; from the coding sequence ATGAAAATTGAAAACCCGAATCCGATCCAGTGGCGCTTTGCCGAACGCGCGGAACAGCTGCAAAGCTCGTTCATCCGCGAAATCCTGAAAATCACGCAACGCCCCGACATCATTTCCTTTGCCGGCGGCCTGCCTTCGCCCGCCACCTTCCCGGTCGACGAAATGAAGGTCGCCTTCGACAAGGTGCTGTCGAACAACGGCAAGGTGGCGCTGCAATACGGCCCGACCGACGGCTATCTGCCGCTGCGCCAGTGGATCGCCGATTCCCTGTCCACCAGCGGCAGCATCATCGCGCCGGAACAGGTGCTGATGACGTCCGGCTCGCAGCAGGCGCTGGACTTGCTGGGCAAGGTCCTGATCGACGAGGGCAGCCGCGTGCTGGTCGAAACCCCGAGTTATCTGGGCGCGCTGCAGGCGTTTTCCGTGTACCGCCCGCAATTCATGTCGGTCGACACCGATGATGAAGGCCTGGTGCCGTCGTCGGTCGATCCGGTCGCCGACGGCGCGCGCCTGCTGTATGCGCTGCCGAACTTCCAGAATCCGACCGGGCGCAGCCTGTCCGTGGCGCGCCGCGTGGAACTGGTGGAAACCTGCGCCCGCCACGGCCTGCCACTGATCGAGGACGACCCGTACGGCGCCCTCAGCTACAGCGGCGAGCCGTATCCGAAAATGCTGAACATGAATCCGGACGGCGTAATCTACATGGGTTCGTTCTCCAAGGTGCTCACGCCCGGCATCCGCCTCGGTTACGTGGTGGCGCCGCCGCCGCTGGTGCGCCGCCTGGAACTGGCCAAGCAGGCGGCCGACCTGCACACGTCGCAGCTGACGCAGATGGTGGTGCATGAAGTGATCAAGGATGGCTTCCTGGCGCAGCATATTCCGAAGATCCGCACCCTGTACGGCGACCAGTGCCAGGCCATGCTGCATGCGCTGCAGGAGCACTTCCCGGCCGGCGTGACATGGACCCGGCCCGAAGGCGGCATGTTCATCTGGGTGACCCTGCCGAGCCATATCGATGCAATGAAGCTGCTGGACGAAGCGATCGAAAACAAGGTCGCCTTCGTGCCCGGCTCGCCGTTCTATGCGAACGCGCCGGAAACCAACACCCTGCGCCTGTCGTTCGTGACGGTGCCGCCAGAGCGTATCCGTGAAGGCATCGCCATCCTGGGCAAGCTGATCGCCGCCAGGCTGTAA
- a CDS encoding diguanylate cyclase domain-containing protein has product MAYAQRRVAAILIVDDAPANLELLRKLMSEQGYQVYVALSGERALAIAQRAQPDLILLDVMMPEMDGFETCHQLKQNPLTQRIPVIFMSARTDTDDVVAGFDIGAVDYIAKPLRMAEVCARVRAQLQIRSNSETQEEQAERLRTIVNHMAEGLLIIEADGRIQYTNPACDHYLGYRENELAGHSIAELLSPMVTQEYLDYFAMHAANPDTAHNHGTREVAIRHRAGHALSMDLTLTPMYLRQPLYIGLLHDITHHKQSEDALQRAAYLDPLTKIANRRHFDSFLEKEWQRAVRNGGVLSLVVLDVDHFKLYNDSLGHPAGDTCLQQVAQAIDSHACRPGDLAARYGGEEFVMLFSETEAESAMDLAETIRANIEALRLPHPRSNTSSWITVSIGVATIRPHQLDNREALFVAADRALYVAKEAGRNQVRATSSGSTAWETVKALILR; this is encoded by the coding sequence ATGGCATATGCGCAACGGCGCGTAGCCGCGATATTGATCGTCGATGATGCGCCGGCCAACCTGGAGCTGCTGCGCAAACTGATGAGCGAGCAGGGTTACCAGGTGTATGTCGCCCTGTCTGGCGAGCGAGCGCTCGCTATTGCACAGCGCGCCCAGCCCGACCTGATCCTGCTCGACGTGATGATGCCCGAGATGGATGGCTTCGAAACCTGCCACCAGCTCAAGCAAAATCCCCTCACGCAACGCATTCCCGTCATCTTCATGAGTGCCAGGACCGACACCGACGACGTGGTGGCCGGCTTCGACATCGGCGCCGTCGACTACATCGCCAAGCCCCTGCGCATGGCCGAAGTGTGTGCACGCGTGCGCGCCCAGCTGCAAATCCGCAGCAACAGCGAAACCCAGGAAGAGCAGGCCGAGCGCCTGCGCACCATCGTCAACCATATGGCCGAAGGCTTGCTGATCATCGAGGCGGATGGCCGCATCCAGTACACCAATCCGGCGTGCGACCACTACCTGGGCTACCGCGAAAACGAACTGGCCGGCCACTCGATCGCCGAACTGCTCAGCCCCATGGTGACGCAGGAATACCTCGATTATTTCGCCATGCATGCGGCCAACCCGGACACCGCGCACAATCACGGCACGCGCGAAGTGGCGATCCGCCACCGCGCTGGCCACGCGCTGAGCATGGACCTGACCCTGACTCCCATGTATTTGCGCCAGCCGCTGTATATCGGCCTGCTGCACGACATCACCCACCACAAGCAGTCCGAAGACGCGCTGCAGCGTGCCGCCTACCTCGACCCGCTGACGAAAATCGCCAACCGCCGCCATTTCGACAGCTTCCTGGAAAAAGAATGGCAACGCGCCGTGCGCAACGGCGGCGTGCTGTCGCTGGTGGTGCTCGACGTCGACCATTTCAAGCTATATAACGACAGCCTGGGCCACCCCGCCGGCGACACCTGCCTGCAGCAAGTGGCGCAAGCAATCGACTCCCACGCCTGCCGCCCCGGCGACTTGGCGGCGCGCTACGGCGGCGAAGAATTCGTGATGCTGTTTTCGGAAACCGAAGCGGAAAGCGCGATGGACCTGGCGGAAACCATCCGCGCCAACATCGAAGCGCTGCGCCTGCCCCACCCGCGCTCAAACACCTCGTCCTGGATTACCGTCAGCATCGGCGTCGCCACCATCCGCCCCCATCAACTCGACAACCGCGAAGCCCTGTTCGTCGCCGCCGACCGGGCCTTGTATGTGGCGAAAGAAGCCGGCCGCAACCAGGTGCGCGCGACAAGTTCGGGGAGTACGGCGTGGGAGACGGTGAAGGCGTTGATTTTGCGCTGA
- a CDS encoding TonB-dependent hemoglobin/transferrin/lactoferrin family receptor produces MRSSNKHTSRAGALTPMAAALALALGAVGNAWAVDAGDASNDTRMPAISVFGDAISASTAGRSYINSEDIERQQADNVASLLDTLPGVDLAGTARPSGQSLNIWGFNKVQDVKVILDGVPKGFEKYRQGSIFIEPELIKQIEVNKGAHTSLYGNGGFGGVITVETKDAKDMLEGDARLGAFVKYSRHSNNAEDDVTVAAYGRTEDGRFDVMAFSTQRKSDDLRKPDGKPFRFSAIDAPSHLIKLNVRLTQEQLLTLTAMKSGSTGWGPFAAMGEDVPTPTEAEIKRYGLEEAWQRKAVYRDQNDDTYSVKWQYAPANNPWVKLTATAGYSHTDQHDKRLASASLGSYLGSLGNESWASYVDRIAEIRNESVFTTGAVSHVLMTGLQWHKNVRDTLMYYPSSTALKDPSYNYGYFQPYYMPSGRQETRGLYLQDAMTYGDVTLTAALRHDRVVSEGVPNVASRYNSPLPAAGHDFSEKTHEDWSPRLGLFWKASNALALFGDLSRTWRAPTIDEMYSNEYYVSARLGSNTPGTSRDLAVERVTAARLGVMLHRQGLFQERDDAQLRVTAYRNRVEDNIGPRLGILVEGYVSGSGVGLPPGLSSYRNLAGFRTEGVEIESYYNSPRLFASASLSSQFGSRRGAQRDPWGKNEPVSTIAPDKVMTGLGWRFPDVGATVGWQGRFVAKQDRVLPVGNVYRLPPSKGYALHTLFASWNGVNGIWRGTEVRLTVDNVLNRHYMPYLSEAVTGVGRNAKLSVSRKF; encoded by the coding sequence ATGAGATCGAGTAACAAGCATACGTCGCGCGCAGGCGCACTGACCCCGATGGCGGCCGCACTGGCCCTGGCGCTGGGCGCCGTTGGCAACGCCTGGGCGGTTGATGCCGGCGACGCCTCGAATGACACCCGGATGCCCGCCATCAGTGTGTTCGGCGACGCCATCAGCGCCAGCACGGCCGGGCGCTCGTATATCAACAGCGAAGATATCGAACGCCAGCAGGCCGACAACGTGGCCTCGCTGCTCGACACCTTGCCCGGCGTGGACCTGGCCGGCACGGCGCGCCCGAGCGGACAAAGCCTCAATATCTGGGGCTTCAACAAGGTGCAGGACGTGAAAGTCATCCTCGACGGCGTGCCCAAGGGATTTGAAAAATACCGCCAGGGTTCGATCTTCATCGAGCCGGAACTGATCAAGCAGATCGAAGTGAACAAGGGTGCCCATACCAGCTTGTATGGCAATGGCGGCTTTGGCGGCGTGATCACGGTCGAGACCAAGGATGCGAAGGACATGCTCGAAGGCGACGCCAGGCTGGGCGCTTTTGTGAAGTACTCGCGCCACAGCAATAACGCGGAAGATGATGTCACGGTCGCCGCATATGGCCGCACGGAAGACGGCCGCTTTGACGTGATGGCGTTTTCCACCCAGCGCAAGTCGGACGACCTGCGCAAGCCGGACGGCAAGCCGTTCCGCTTTTCCGCCATCGACGCGCCATCGCACCTGATCAAGCTCAATGTGCGCCTCACACAAGAGCAACTGCTGACCCTGACGGCCATGAAGAGCGGCAGCACCGGCTGGGGGCCGTTCGCCGCCATGGGCGAAGACGTGCCGACGCCGACCGAAGCGGAGATCAAGCGCTACGGCCTGGAAGAAGCGTGGCAGCGCAAGGCCGTCTACCGCGACCAGAACGACGATACCTATTCCGTCAAATGGCAGTACGCGCCGGCCAACAATCCCTGGGTCAAGCTGACGGCCACGGCCGGCTATTCGCACACCGACCAGCACGACAAGCGCCTGGCTTCGGCCTCGCTGGGCTCCTACCTGGGTTCGCTGGGCAATGAAAGCTGGGCCTCGTATGTGGACCGTATCGCCGAGATCCGCAATGAAAGCGTCTTTACCACCGGCGCGGTATCGCACGTGCTGATGACGGGCCTGCAATGGCACAAGAACGTGCGCGACACCCTGATGTATTACCCGTCGTCGACCGCGCTGAAAGACCCGAGCTATAACTATGGCTATTTCCAGCCCTATTACATGCCGTCCGGGCGCCAGGAAACGCGCGGCCTGTATTTGCAGGACGCGATGACCTATGGCGACGTGACCCTGACGGCGGCGCTGCGCCATGACCGCGTGGTGTCCGAAGGCGTGCCGAACGTGGCCTCGCGCTACAACAGCCCATTGCCGGCGGCAGGCCACGACTTCAGCGAAAAAACGCATGAAGACTGGTCGCCGCGTTTGGGCCTGTTCTGGAAGGCCAGCAACGCGCTGGCGCTGTTTGGCGACTTGAGCCGCACCTGGCGCGCGCCGACCATCGACGAGATGTATTCGAATGAATATTATGTGTCGGCCCGCCTCGGTTCGAACACGCCGGGTACCAGCCGTGACCTGGCGGTCGAGCGCGTGACGGCCGCGCGGCTGGGCGTGATGCTGCATCGCCAAGGGCTTTTCCAGGAGCGCGACGATGCGCAATTGCGCGTGACGGCTTACCGTAACCGGGTCGAAGACAATATCGGCCCGCGCTTGGGCATCCTGGTCGAAGGCTATGTTTCAGGCAGCGGCGTGGGCTTGCCGCCGGGCTTGTCTTCCTATCGTAATCTTGCCGGTTTCCGCACCGAGGGTGTGGAGATCGAATCGTATTACAATTCGCCGCGTTTGTTTGCCAGCGCGTCTTTGTCGTCGCAATTCGGCTCGCGCCGCGGCGCGCAGCGTGATCCGTGGGGCAAGAATGAACCGGTTTCCACGATTGCGCCGGACAAGGTGATGACGGGGCTGGGGTGGCGGTTTCCCGATGTTGGGGCGACGGTTGGGTGGCAGGGTCGGTTTGTTGCCAAGCAGGATCGCGTACTGCCGGTTGGTAACGTGTATCGTTTGCCGCCTTCGAAGGGGTATGCGCTGCATACCTTGTTTGCGTCGTGGAATGGGGTGAATGGGATTTGGCGCGGCACTGAGGTGCGGTTGACTGTTGATAATGTGCTTAACCGTCATTACATGCCGTATCTGAGTGAGGCAGTCACCGGCGTGGGACGCAATGCCAAGCTGAGTGTGTCGAGGAAATTCTGA